One window of the Runella slithyformis DSM 19594 genome contains the following:
- a CDS encoding DUF6259 domain-containing protein, with the protein MTLKNEKETNDFGVKNYDFEPSQEVEINQKVNEITLTYNQVKQGSRVVPVKAVFKIYVKNETFCFSASLSNTDKEWLLRELTYPIFTDIKTKNNLANVYLPSGLGQRFEDPASFGKKSFDYPSGRGTMQWFSINTFNAGLYIANHDASRSKKQFNVSYSNEAKSFNASVTFPIFKNDFDMPEVVVTIYQGKWHEAAKRYRSWYDSQFKLPEIPAWVKQESGWLLAILKQQNGYVMWKYHELDQLCDIAEKNGFKTIGLFGWANGGHDYLYPNYIPDDLLGGRPALKAAIERAHKRGFKIVVYANGTLIDAGTEYYRYEGNNTIALKEDKSAYTSSIRKYNSATPVVFTEASYSSKVWRKTMLDLALQAHELGADGILYDQVGVKQALLNFSKIQDHTLPQESGTKFRYLMMNEIRTTLKKLNPEFVVMTEGVNDGVFTDIDYFHGWGDGTYPDANAFPSLFKYTFPELVKTQRHSSPMLPRYHANFATVTGQRHEIETRWEADVNYLKNGKLPDENSYKDEAYFAPNPKSINEIPADVATKYLHDLIKFETENGEFFRTGKFIDEEGFTVTGQDIMAKGFQNGNRLGIVVWNQHNTEKRPFQIEISGFQLNESKEPESDNKEKALKPNSIRLLIYSKK; encoded by the coding sequence TTGACGTTAAAAAATGAAAAAGAAACCAATGATTTTGGGGTAAAAAACTATGATTTTGAGCCTTCGCAGGAAGTAGAAATTAATCAAAAAGTAAACGAAATTACGCTGACTTACAATCAGGTTAAACAGGGCAGCAGAGTTGTACCCGTCAAAGCGGTATTTAAAATATATGTAAAAAATGAAACATTTTGCTTTTCTGCTTCTTTGAGCAATACCGATAAAGAATGGCTTCTGAGGGAATTAACGTACCCCATTTTTACCGACATAAAAACAAAAAACAACCTTGCCAATGTGTATTTGCCAAGTGGTTTGGGACAACGTTTTGAAGACCCTGCCAGCTTCGGAAAGAAAAGTTTTGATTACCCAAGTGGCAGAGGTACAATGCAATGGTTTAGTATCAACACATTCAATGCAGGTCTTTATATTGCCAATCACGATGCGAGCCGCAGTAAAAAGCAGTTTAATGTGAGCTATTCAAATGAAGCTAAGTCGTTCAATGCTTCGGTCACTTTCCCAATTTTCAAAAACGATTTTGATATGCCCGAAGTAGTCGTGACTATTTATCAGGGCAAATGGCATGAAGCCGCCAAACGCTATCGTTCGTGGTACGATTCGCAGTTTAAATTGCCTGAAATACCCGCCTGGGTAAAACAGGAAAGCGGTTGGCTATTGGCTATTTTAAAGCAACAAAACGGCTATGTAATGTGGAAATACCACGAACTCGACCAACTCTGCGACATTGCCGAAAAAAATGGCTTTAAAACCATTGGACTTTTTGGTTGGGCCAATGGCGGACACGATTACCTCTACCCCAATTACATTCCCGATGATTTATTGGGCGGCAGACCTGCCCTAAAAGCGGCTATTGAGCGAGCTCATAAACGAGGGTTTAAAATAGTGGTCTATGCCAACGGTACATTGATAGATGCGGGTACGGAATACTACCGTTATGAAGGCAATAACACGATTGCCTTGAAGGAAGATAAATCTGCTTACACAAGTTCTATTCGCAAGTATAATTCTGCCACGCCCGTAGTGTTTACAGAAGCTTCGTACAGTTCAAAAGTATGGCGTAAAACCATGCTCGATTTAGCCCTGCAAGCCCATGAATTGGGTGCGGATGGTATTTTATATGACCAAGTTGGAGTAAAACAAGCATTATTGAATTTTTCAAAAATCCAAGACCATACCTTGCCCCAGGAGTCTGGGACAAAGTTCAGGTATTTGATGATGAACGAGATACGAACCACATTGAAAAAATTGAACCCTGAATTTGTGGTTATGACTGAGGGGGTCAATGATGGTGTTTTTACGGATATTGATTATTTCCACGGTTGGGGCGATGGCACTTATCCAGATGCCAATGCTTTTCCGAGTTTGTTCAAATACACCTTTCCTGAGTTGGTCAAAACACAGCGACATTCATCTCCAATGTTGCCTCGCTACCATGCAAATTTTGCCACCGTAACAGGTCAACGACACGAAATTGAAACCCGTTGGGAAGCAGATGTGAACTATTTGAAAAATGGTAAACTGCCCGACGAAAACAGCTATAAAGACGAAGCCTATTTTGCCCCAAACCCAAAAAGTATCAACGAAATACCTGCGGACGTAGCGACCAAATACCTACACGATTTGATAAAGTTTGAAACCGAAAACGGTGAATTTTTCAGAACAGGAAAATTTATTGATGAAGAGGGTTTTACGGTAACGGGTCAAGACATCATGGCAAAAGGTTTTCAGAATGGCAACCGTTTGGGCATTGTGGTTTGGAATCAGCATAATACCGAAAAGCGACCTTTTCAAATTGAGATTTCAGGCTTCCAGCTTAATGAAAGTAAAGAACCTGAGTCGGATAACAAAGAGAAGGCTTTAAAGCCGAATTCTATTCGTTTACTCATTTATTCAAAGAAATAA
- a CDS encoding SDR family NAD(P)-dependent oxidoreductase produces MTLELEGKIALVTGAARGIGKGIALVLAEKGADIVINDKKMNYEGEALSGQIQAMGRKTLLVEADVSAESEVKQLFSAINKHFGRLDILVNNAGTSQAKDIFESSLEDWRYIIDTNLTSCFLCSKEAMNLMAKQQSGRIINISSVVGERGALFGHVHYAATKSGMLGMTKTLARTGAPLGITVNAVAPGIIETELLFKTHGVEGVEKLSASIPLGLGKPRSIGLAVAYLAGEGGNYITGTSIDVNGGINMR; encoded by the coding sequence ATGACTTTAGAATTAGAAGGAAAAATAGCCTTAGTAACGGGTGCTGCAAGAGGCATTGGCAAAGGTATCGCTTTGGTTTTAGCCGAAAAAGGGGCGGATATTGTCATCAATGACAAAAAAATGAACTATGAAGGCGAAGCCTTATCCGGTCAAATTCAGGCAATGGGTCGGAAAACACTGCTTGTTGAAGCCGATGTAAGTGCAGAAAGTGAGGTAAAACAGTTGTTTTCGGCAATAAATAAACACTTTGGGCGATTGGATATTTTGGTTAATAATGCGGGTACATCACAAGCCAAAGACATATTTGAATCCTCCTTAGAAGATTGGAGGTACATCATAGATACTAACCTTACCAGTTGCTTTTTATGCTCAAAAGAAGCCATGAATTTGATGGCAAAGCAACAATCGGGTAGAATCATTAACATCAGTTCGGTGGTAGGAGAGCGGGGGGCTTTGTTCGGCCATGTGCATTACGCAGCAACCAAAAGTGGTATGCTTGGTATGACCAAAACCCTTGCCCGCACGGGTGCTCCTTTGGGTATCACGGTCAATGCCGTTGCCCCGGGCATTATTGAAACTGAATTGTTATTTAAAACGCACGGTGTAGAGGGTGTTGAAAAACTGAGTGCCTCCATTCCGTTGGGTTTGGGAAAACCTCGCAGCATCGGGTTGGCAGTTGCTTATTTGGCAGGTGAAGGGGGCAATTATATTACAGGCACTTCCATTGATGTCAATGGAGGTATAAATATGCGGTAA